The region GCGAGCATTCTCGTCCTCATCGTCGGCTCGCTGCTGTTGTTGGTGCTCATCGCCGCCCTCGAATCGGCGTACCTCGGCGGAATACTCGACATCGCCAACGGCCAACCCGTGACGATCGGGTCATTCCTCAAGCCCCGCAACGTCGGCAACGTCATTGTGGCGACGCTGATCATCGGCATCGCCGCTTCGATCGGCTACGCGCTGTGCGTCATCCCGGGTCTCGCGGTGGCACTGTTGACCTTCTTCGCGGTGATCGCACTGCTCGATCGCAACCTGTCTGCGGTCGACGCGATCAAGACGAGCTACGAAGTGGTGAAGGCCAACCTCGTGCCGACGCTGCTCGTGTTGTTGTCGTGTGCAGCCATCGGAGTCGTCGGCGCGCTGGTGTGCTTCGTCGGCTTGTTCGTCGCCATTCCGGTGGCGGCGCTGTTGCAGGTGTACGCGTGGCGTCGGCTCACCGGCGGACAGATCGCGGCGCTCAACCCGCAGCCACTGCCACCAGGACCGCAGCAGCAGTTCGGCCCTCCCGCGCAGTAGCGGTTCGCCGGAAGGCCTGCAAAGGCAGCGCCTTCCGGCGAATGGCGAATGCGCGCCTTGACCGCCATGACCGAAGACCCGCCGCTCGCGTCGCTGCCCTTGCAGGCAGCAGCCTTCACGCCCTGGTTCACCCGGGTGGTGGCCTTCGTCATCGACTGGGCGCCGATCGGTCTGGTCTGGTCGGTGCCCTTCCTGGTGATGCTCGCCGCCGGCGACACGCAGTGCATCAGCAGTGTCTACTTCGGTGCCGGGGACCCAAACTGTTCGTCAGGCGCGCACCAGTTCTGGACCGGCTTTCTCGGTTTCGCACTGCTGCTCGTCGTCGCCTATCCGCTGTGGAACAACGGCTACCGGCAGGGCACGACGGGTCAGAGCGTCGGCAAGTCGCTGATGAGATTCCAGGTTGTCAGCGAAAAGGATTGGCAGCCAATCGGTTTCTGGCGATCAGTGTTACGGCAGCTCGCCCACAACATCGACGTAGCGGTCTGCTACCTCGGCTACCTGCTGCCGCTGGTGGACAAGAAGCGGCAGACCATCGCCGACAAGATCATGGGCACCGTCTGCGTTCCGGTGGTCCCGGCGCTCACCGGAACGCGCTGACACCGGTCAGCGCCTCGCCGATGACCAACTGATGCACCTCCGACGTGCCCTCATAGGTCAGCACGGACTCCAGGTTGTTGGCGTGCCGGATGACCGGGTATTCCAGCGTGATTCCGTTGGCGCCCAATAGGGTTCGACACTCTCGCGCGATCTTGATCGCCTCACGGACATTGTTGAGCTTGCCGAAGCTGACCTGTTCGGGGCGGATCCTGCCGTCGTCTTTGAGCCTGCCGAGATGCAGCGCCAGCAACTGCGCCTTGCCGAGTTCCACCGCCATGTCGGCGATCTTGGCTTGCGTCAGTTGGTATCCCGCGAGGGGCTTGTCGAACACCTCGCGGGTGCCGACGTAGTCCAGCGTCGTCTGCAGGCAGTCACGCGCAGCGCCAACGCTGCCGAACACGATGCCGAACCGAGCCTCCGACAGACAGCTCAGCGGACCTTTCAGACCCGACGCCTCCGGCAACTGGGCGTCGGCGGGCAGTCGGACGTCGTCGAAATGCAGTTCTGAGGTGATCGAGGCGCGCAGGGACAGCTTGTGTGTCATCTCCCGCGTCGAGAAGCCGGGCGTGTCTGCGGGCACGAGGAATCCGATGATGCCCTCTTTCGACCTGGCCCACACGACCGCGACGTCGGCCATCGATCCGTTGGTGATCCACATCTTCGAGCCGTTGAGGATCCAGTCCGATCCGTCGCGACGGGCGGTGGTGCGCATGCCCGCGGGGTTGGAGCCGAAATCCGGTTCGGTCAACCCGAAACAGCCGATGACGTCGCCGGTGGCCATCGCGGGCAGCCACTGGGTGCGCTGTTCCTCACTGCCCCAGCGGTGGATGGCGAACATCGCCAGCGAGCCCTGCACCGACACCAGGCTGCGCAGCCCCGAATCGACCGCCTCCAGTTCCTGGCACACCAGCCCGTAGGCCGTCGCCGTCGACCCGCCGCAGCCGTATCCGGTCAGGTGCATTCCCAGCACGCCCAGCTTGCCGAGGTCGGAGGCCAGCTCGCGAACGGGGACGGAACCCGCCTCGAACCAGTCCGCGACATGCGGACGTAACCGCTGCTCGCCGAACCTGCGCACGGTCTGCCGCAACTCGATGTCCTCGGGTGTCAGCAGCGAGTCGAGGTCGAGCAGGTCTTCAACGCGGGTAGCCATGGTCCATGTTTACACCGCGTGCCTTGTTGCCTTTGGCACGACCGAAAACTCGGGTATCCGAATACGCTATGCCGTCCCCTTGCACTGGCAGACAATGTTTGCCGGGGAGGGGAGGTAGTTGTGACCGTGCCAGTTGAACGTTGCGACGTCTGCGTCGTTGGCGCCGGCATCGCCGGGCTGAACGCGTTGTTCGTCGCCAGTCAATACCTGTCCAGCGATCAGAGAGTGATCCTGGTGGACCGTCGGGCGCGCGTGGGCGGAATGTGGGTCGACACGTACCCGTACGTGAGGCTGCATCAGCCGCATCCGATGTTCACCGCGGGAAACATCGGATGGACTCTCGGGGCCAAACCCGCGCACCTGGCGACCAAAGCCGAGGTGCTCGACCACTTCGCCCGCTGCGTCGACGTGATCAAGCAGCGGGCGCGCGTCGACGAGTTCTTCGGCTGGACAGTCGAGTCCCACGACGAGGCCGACGGAGTGGTGCGTGTCGCGTGCAAGGCGGCCGACGGCCGCCCTGCGGTGATCGAAGCCAAGCGGTTGATCAAGGCCCACGGGTTCGACATATCGCCGAACAAGCCGCTCGAGTTGTCCAGCGAGCGCGTGATCTCGGTCTCGCCCGACTACTGCGACATGCGATGCGACGAGATGCGCGCCAGTGACGCCCCGGTGTGGATCATCGGCGGCGGTAAGACGGCGATGGACACCGCGCACGCGTTGATCACCGAATATCCGGGCCGCGAGGTGAATTTGGTGGCAGGTTCCGGCACGTACTTCATGAGCCGGGACCGGCTGCTTCCGACCGGCGTCAGGCGGTATTGGGCGGGCACCTCCTTCGGCAAGCTCGGGCTGGAGATGGCCCGCCACTTCGACGGAACCAACGAGATGGCCGTCAAGCAATGGTTCCGCGACACCTACGGCACGTGGTTGACCCCCGAGACGGGCAACTTCCTCGCGGGTCTGCTGTCTGAGTCGGAGAACCGGACCATCGCGGCGGGCCTCAACGACGTAATCATGGACCACCTCGTCGACGCGGTCGACCGCAACGGCGACACCGATCTGGTCCTGCGGAGCGGCGCGACCAAGACCATCCAACCGGGCAGCTGGATCGTGAACTGTACGGGTTACCTCAACTACGACGACACGAAGGTCTACGAGCCGTATGTCTCGTCGAGCGGCGCGGTGCTGTCCATTCAGCCGCGGTCCGTGACGCTCCAGTTGACCTCGCTGATGGGCTATTTCATGACGCACCTGCTGATGCTGGACAAGATCACCGACATTCCGCTGTACGAACTCGATGCGATGGATCTGCGGCGCAAATCGAATGCGGCATTCGGCTTCACGCTTTTCACGCTTGCGATGTACAACATGGGCCTCATCGCCGGAGGAATCCCGAGGAAGGCGCTGACCGACTGCGGGGTCGATCCGAGCCATTGGTATCCGCTGCCGCGACGGTTGATCGACGTGGCGCAGTTCATGCTCGCGGGCCGTCGTGAGCGCGAGCGGCAACAGCGCACCCTCGACACCGTGCGGGAACGGTTCGGTGTCCGATGCGGGCCGCTGCCTATTACTTAGGATGCGCGGCGAACCACTCCAGCAGGAGGTCGGCCGTCTTGTCGGCGGCTTCGTCGAGGATCCAGTGCGAAACGCCCTCGAGGACTTCGAATCGACAGTCGGCCCGCACATAGTCGCGTGTGAGACGCGCACCCTTCTCCAGTAGGGCGATGTCGCCGTCACTCCAGATCAGCATCGACGGCACCGTGACCGGCCGACTGGCGTCGCGTGGCGTGCTCAGCGGGATCGCGCGATACCAGTTGAGTGCGGCCGTGAGCGCCCCGGGCTCCCTCATGGCCGTCGCCTCGGCTTCCGCCAGCTCGCGAGCGTGCTCTGCGCGATCCTTCACCATGCCGCTGAGCCCGAATGTCCGTTGCGTCTGCGACAAGTACCACTCAGGTATTCGCGGCAGTTGGAAGAACA is a window of Mycobacterium sp. 3519A DNA encoding:
- a CDS encoding FAD-dependent oxidoreductase yields the protein MTVPVERCDVCVVGAGIAGLNALFVASQYLSSDQRVILVDRRARVGGMWVDTYPYVRLHQPHPMFTAGNIGWTLGAKPAHLATKAEVLDHFARCVDVIKQRARVDEFFGWTVESHDEADGVVRVACKAADGRPAVIEAKRLIKAHGFDISPNKPLELSSERVISVSPDYCDMRCDEMRASDAPVWIIGGGKTAMDTAHALITEYPGREVNLVAGSGTYFMSRDRLLPTGVRRYWAGTSFGKLGLEMARHFDGTNEMAVKQWFRDTYGTWLTPETGNFLAGLLSESENRTIAAGLNDVIMDHLVDAVDRNGDTDLVLRSGATKTIQPGSWIVNCTGYLNYDDTKVYEPYVSSSGAVLSIQPRSVTLQLTSLMGYFMTHLLMLDKITDIPLYELDAMDLRRKSNAAFGFTLFTLAMYNMGLIAGGIPRKALTDCGVDPSHWYPLPRRLIDVAQFMLAGRRERERQQRTLDTVRERFGVRCGPLPIT
- a CDS encoding RDD family protein, with product MTEDPPLASLPLQAAAFTPWFTRVVAFVIDWAPIGLVWSVPFLVMLAAGDTQCISSVYFGAGDPNCSSGAHQFWTGFLGFALLLVVAYPLWNNGYRQGTTGQSVGKSLMRFQVVSEKDWQPIGFWRSVLRQLAHNIDVAVCYLGYLLPLVDKKRQTIADKIMGTVCVPVVPALTGTR
- a CDS encoding acyl-CoA dehydrogenase family protein translates to MATRVEDLLDLDSLLTPEDIELRQTVRRFGEQRLRPHVADWFEAGSVPVRELASDLGKLGVLGMHLTGYGCGGSTATAYGLVCQELEAVDSGLRSLVSVQGSLAMFAIHRWGSEEQRTQWLPAMATGDVIGCFGLTEPDFGSNPAGMRTTARRDGSDWILNGSKMWITNGSMADVAVVWARSKEGIIGFLVPADTPGFSTREMTHKLSLRASITSELHFDDVRLPADAQLPEASGLKGPLSCLSEARFGIVFGSVGAARDCLQTTLDYVGTREVFDKPLAGYQLTQAKIADMAVELGKAQLLALHLGRLKDDGRIRPEQVSFGKLNNVREAIKIARECRTLLGANGITLEYPVIRHANNLESVLTYEGTSEVHQLVIGEALTGVSAFR